In uncultured Bacteroides sp., the following proteins share a genomic window:
- a CDS encoding ECF transporter S component: MRSTTFQPVSLSLSNYRTYLFSLVFIVGNLVLPQICHLVPDGGKMLLPIYFFTLIASYKFGIRIGLLTALLSPLCNHLLFGMPPINVLPILLVKSSLLAIIAAYIAQYSKKVSLIHLAITVVAYQLIGGIAEYFMTSSVPSAMQDFTLGFPGMIIQILGGWFVLKTLANYEC; the protein is encoded by the coding sequence ATGAGAAGTACTACGTTTCAACCGGTAAGTCTGAGCTTATCTAATTATCGCACATATTTATTTAGTCTCGTGTTTATTGTTGGTAATTTAGTTCTGCCACAAATATGTCACTTAGTTCCTGATGGTGGAAAAATGCTGCTCCCAATTTATTTCTTTACGTTGATTGCATCTTATAAATTTGGGATTCGTATAGGATTATTAACTGCATTACTGTCTCCTTTATGCAATCACCTCCTTTTTGGAATGCCTCCTATTAATGTGTTACCAATATTATTAGTCAAATCTTCCTTATTAGCCATCATTGCCGCCTATATTGCTCAGTACAGCAAGAAAGTTTCTTTGATTCACCTGGCAATTACAGTCGTTGCTTACCAACTGATTGGGGGAATTGCTGAATATTTCATGACCAGCAGTGTTCCATCGGCAATGCAGGATTTCACTCTTGGCTTCCCGGGAATGATTATCCAGATTCTAGGTGGATGGTTTGTTCTAAAAACATTGGCGAATTATGAGTGCTAA
- the secDF gene encoding protein translocase subunit SecDF, translating to MQNKGLVKVFAVLLTLVCVFYLSFSFVTRHYMNKAAEYAKGDPKLEQEYIDSLSTEKVWLRNYTLKQCREMEISLGLDLKGGMNVVLEVSVGDVIKALADHKEDAAFNKSLASAQQLSQKSQSDFITLFIKEYHKLAPGARLSQLFATQQLKDKITQKSSDSEVEKVLREEVKAAIDNSYNVLRTRIDRFGVVQPNIQSLPDQMGRIMVELPGIKEPERVRKLLQGSANLEFWETYDSKEIVPYLSSIDSKLRLLAEGKGVAVKDTTVKADSLAKDSTAVATAAKVNAKDSLLAALKGKSAKKEAKGTSAQMAQAKGEHPLLSIFQPNTNGMGCIVGYANYRDTAAINHYLSMKQVQDELPKDLRLKWGVKAVEGDKKAQTFELYAIKSTERNGRAPLEGDVVTDAKDVFDQYGKPAVSMSMNSEGSRRWALMTKQNIGKSIAIVLDGYVYSAPNVNSEISGGSSEISGHFTPEESKDLANVLKSGKMPAPAHIVQEDIIGPSLGQESINAGIVSFIVAIVVLMTFMCFMYGFIPGMIANGALLFNLFFTLGILSSFQAALTLSGIAGMVLTLGIAVDANVLIYERTKEELRAGKNVKTALSEGYSNAFSAIFDSNLTSIITGVILFYFGTGPIKGFATTLVIGIICSFFTAVFMTRVVYEHFMNRDKLLNLTFSSNLSKKLFVHTHYNFVGTNKKSFMVFGAILLICFGSFAVRGLSPSIDFTGGHNYVLQFQKPVAPENVRTLMANQFGDASVSVIALGTDGTKVRVSTNYRIQESGDNVDSEIENVLYKAVKDKLLTAGTSFETFKSSDIKAGGCMVSSQKVGPSVAKDITIGAIIAVVLSLIAIGLYILLRFRDISFSVGSVIGLTIDSIIIAGVYSLLYGRLPFSMEVDQNFIAAILTIIGYSINDKVVIFDRVREFFHLYPKHDRTELFNDSLNTTLARTINTSVCTLLVMLCIFILGAESIRSFAFALMVGIVVGTLTSLFVSAPIAFIMQQKEAKKHAKALEQ from the coding sequence ATGCAAAACAAAGGACTTGTAAAAGTTTTTGCGGTATTGCTCACACTTGTATGTGTGTTCTATCTTTCGTTTTCTTTTGTTACCCGCCACTATATGAATAAGGCTGCGGAGTATGCAAAAGGAGATCCGAAACTAGAGCAGGAATACATTGACTCTTTGTCAACTGAAAAGGTGTGGCTACGTAATTATACGCTCAAACAGTGTCGTGAAATGGAGATTAGTTTAGGTCTTGACCTAAAGGGAGGTATGAATGTTGTTCTTGAAGTATCTGTAGGTGATGTGATCAAAGCATTAGCAGATCACAAGGAAGATGCGGCATTCAATAAGTCTCTCGCTTCAGCTCAGCAACTCTCTCAGAAAAGTCAGTCAGACTTTATCACACTTTTCATTAAAGAGTATCACAAATTAGCTCCGGGTGCAAGGTTATCACAACTATTTGCAACTCAGCAATTAAAAGATAAGATTACTCAGAAATCATCAGATTCTGAAGTAGAAAAGGTTTTAAGAGAAGAAGTAAAAGCTGCTATCGATAACTCTTATAACGTTCTTCGTACTCGTATTGACCGTTTCGGTGTTGTTCAACCTAATATTCAGAGCTTGCCCGACCAAATGGGACGTATCATGGTTGAGCTTCCTGGTATTAAAGAACCTGAACGTGTAAGAAAATTGCTTCAGGGTTCTGCTAACCTTGAATTCTGGGAAACTTATGATTCTAAAGAAATTGTTCCTTATCTCTCTTCAATAGACAGCAAACTTCGTTTGTTAGCTGAAGGCAAGGGAGTGGCAGTTAAAGATACTACTGTAAAAGCTGATTCTCTTGCAAAAGATTCTACAGCTGTTGCAACTGCTGCTAAGGTTAATGCAAAAGACAGTCTTCTTGCTGCATTAAAAGGCAAATCTGCTAAGAAAGAAGCAAAAGGAACTAGTGCTCAGATGGCTCAGGCTAAAGGTGAACACCCATTGCTTTCAATCTTCCAGCCAAATACAAATGGAATGGGATGTATTGTAGGTTATGCAAATTACAGAGATACTGCTGCTATCAACCATTATTTGTCAATGAAGCAGGTTCAGGACGAACTTCCTAAAGACTTAAGACTAAAATGGGGAGTAAAAGCAGTTGAAGGTGATAAGAAAGCACAAACATTTGAACTTTACGCAATCAAATCTACTGAACGCAACGGACGTGCTCCATTGGAAGGTGATGTAGTTACTGATGCGAAAGATGTTTTTGACCAATATGGCAAACCTGCTGTAAGTATGTCAATGAACTCTGAAGGTTCAAGAAGATGGGCTTTAATGACTAAACAGAATATCGGTAAATCAATTGCTATTGTTCTTGATGGTTATGTATATTCTGCACCAAATGTAAATAGTGAAATTTCTGGTGGTAGCTCTGAAATCAGTGGACACTTTACTCCGGAAGAATCTAAGGACTTAGCAAATGTGCTGAAATCAGGTAAGATGCCTGCACCTGCACACATTGTTCAGGAAGATATTATCGGACCTTCTTTAGGTCAGGAATCTATCAATGCCGGTATCGTTTCATTCATTGTAGCAATTGTTGTGTTGATGACCTTCATGTGCTTCATGTACGGATTCATCCCAGGTATGATTGCTAATGGTGCATTGCTGTTTAACTTGTTCTTCACACTTGGTATTCTTTCTTCTTTCCAGGCAGCGTTAACTCTTTCGGGTATTGCCGGTATGGTGCTGACTCTTGGTATTGCGGTAGATGCGAACGTGCTTATTTATGAACGTACAAAAGAGGAACTCAGAGCTGGTAAGAATGTTAAGACTGCCTTGTCAGAAGGTTATTCAAATGCATTCTCTGCAATCTTTGACTCTAACTTAACTTCAATTATCACAGGTGTTATCTTGTTTTACTTCGGTACAGGACCTATCAAAGGTTTCGCAACAACCTTGGTAATTGGTATTATCTGTTCATTCTTTACTGCTGTGTTTATGACACGTGTGGTTTACGAACATTTCATGAATAGAGATAAGCTGTTGAACTTAACTTTCTCTTCTAACTTATCTAAGAAGCTTTTCGTTCATACGCATTATAATTTTGTGGGTACCAATAAGAAATCATTTATGGTATTTGGTGCTATCCTGCTAATCTGCTTTGGTTCTTTTGCCGTTCGTGGTCTGAGCCCAAGTATTGATTTTACAGGTGGACATAATTATGTACTTCAATTCCAGAAACCTGTTGCACCAGAGAATGTAAGAACTCTTATGGCAAATCAGTTTGGTGATGCTTCTGTTTCTGTAATTGCTCTTGGTACTGATGGTACAAAAGTGCGTGTAAGTACTAACTACCGCATCCAGGAAAGTGGTGATAACGTTGACTCTGAAATTGAAAATGTACTTTATAAAGCAGTTAAAGATAAATTGTTGACTGCCGGAACATCATTTGAAACATTTAAGAGTTCAGATATTAAAGCTGGTGGTTGTATGGTTAGTTCTCAGAAAGTAGGACCTAGTGTTGCTAAGGACATTACTATTGGAGCAATTATAGCCGTAGTACTTTCTTTGATCGCTATCGGACTTTATATCTTGTTACGATTCAGAGATATCTCTTTCAGTGTGGGTTCTGTTATTGGTCTTACCATTGACTCAATCATCATTGCGGGTGTATACTCATTATTGTATGGAAGGTTGCCTTTCTCAATGGAAGTTGACCAGAACTTCATAGCTGCTATCCTGACAATCATTGGTTATTCAATTAACGATAAGGTGGTAATCTTTGACCGTGTGCGTGAGTTCTTCCATTTGTATCCAAAGCACGACCGTACAGAGTTGTTTAATGATTCATTGAACACTACGTTGGCTCGTACTATCAATACTTCAGTATGTACATTGCTGGTAATGCTATGTATCTTCATCTTAGGTGCAGAATCTATCCGTAGTTTTGCATTTGCATTGATGGTTGGTATTGTTGTGGGTACTCTTACTTCACTATTTGTATCTGCTCCTATTGCATTTATTATGCAACAGAAAGAAGCAAAAAAACATGCAAAGGCTTTGGAACAGTAA
- a CDS encoding DUF362 domain-containing protein: MDRRDFLRALALTGLATTVKPSEAYDLLMQSSESTATRKAYDMVAVIGGEPEVMFRHAIKEMGGMSKFVKRGQKVAIKPNIGWDKAPELASNTNPKLVAEVVKQCFAAGAKEVVVFDHSCDDWRKCYKNSGIEEAAKEAGAKVMPAHEESYYRAISLPRAKNLKTAKVHQAILDCDVWINIPVLKNHGGAKMTISMKNMMGIVWDRGFFHENDLQQCIADICTLPKRPVLNVVDAYRVMKSNGPRGRSTSDVVLAKGLFLSQDMVAVDTAAVKFFNQITNMPLGQVEHIVNASNLKVGSMNLDKMNIKRIKL, from the coding sequence ATGGATAGACGAGATTTCTTACGTGCACTGGCTTTAACCGGCCTTGCAACAACAGTAAAGCCCAGTGAAGCTTATGATTTACTGATGCAGTCAAGTGAAAGTACGGCAACCAGAAAGGCTTATGATATGGTAGCTGTGATAGGTGGTGAACCTGAAGTTATGTTCCGCCATGCAATTAAGGAGATGGGAGGAATGAGCAAATTTGTAAAAAGAGGACAAAAGGTGGCTATTAAACCAAACATTGGGTGGGATAAGGCTCCTGAACTGGCCAGCAATACAAATCCAAAGCTTGTGGCCGAAGTAGTAAAGCAATGTTTTGCTGCAGGTGCCAAAGAGGTTGTAGTATTTGACCACTCCTGTGACGACTGGCGTAAATGTTACAAGAACAGTGGTATAGAGGAAGCAGCAAAAGAAGCCGGAGCAAAAGTGATGCCGGCTCACGAAGAATCATACTACAGAGCAATCTCCCTTCCACGTGCTAAAAACTTAAAAACAGCCAAAGTACATCAGGCAATATTAGATTGCGATGTATGGATCAATATTCCCGTTCTGAAGAATCATGGCGGAGCAAAGATGACTATCTCTATGAAGAACATGATGGGAATTGTATGGGACAGAGGCTTTTTCCATGAAAACGATCTTCAGCAATGCATTGCAGATATATGTACTTTGCCCAAGCGTCCTGTTCTCAACGTGGTAGATGCTTATCGGGTAATGAAAAGCAATGGTCCACGTGGCAGGTCTACTTCTGATGTAGTACTGGCTAAAGGGTTATTTCTTTCACAAGACATGGTTGCAGTTGATACAGCAGCCGTGAAATTCTTTAATCAGATTACAAACATGCCATTGGGACAGGTAGAACACATCGTCAATGCTTCCAACCTGAAAGTAGGAAGTATGAACCTGGATAAAATGAATATTAAACGAATTAAATTATAA
- a CDS encoding endonuclease/exonuclease/phosphatase family protein, which produces MKHFGKALVYVIVAVNIFFAGLLLFSAYSPWIINPAVHPVLSCVGLVFPVFLFINLCFLFFWLFVCPRWALIAVCSFILCIGQIRTYMPINFRTEKLPDNKIKLLSYNVMGFNMQKKHTASDPNPILKYILKKKPDIICMQEFQFTSDKKFLTETDINKALSDYPYHTKCNVSDKGTGNWLACYSKFPILSSRIIHYKSTYNGSAIYEIEVHGETVTLINNHLESNKLTKVDKDVYVDMIKEPETQKVKNGVRYLTKKFAEASAIRALQADIIAKEIAASKHSSIIVCGDFNDTPISYAHRVIAQDLHDAFTQSGSGLGISYNQHGFYFRIDNILISKNLTAYNCTVDKSIKESDHYPIWCYIAKQK; this is translated from the coding sequence ATGAAGCACTTTGGTAAAGCTTTGGTTTATGTTATAGTGGCAGTGAATATTTTCTTTGCGGGGCTGTTGTTGTTTTCTGCTTACAGTCCCTGGATTATCAATCCCGCTGTTCATCCGGTTTTATCGTGCGTAGGACTTGTGTTTCCTGTTTTCTTATTTATAAACCTTTGTTTTCTGTTCTTTTGGCTGTTTGTCTGTCCCCGGTGGGCTTTAATTGCAGTTTGCTCTTTTATTTTGTGCATTGGCCAGATCCGAACTTATATGCCTATAAATTTTAGAACGGAAAAACTTCCTGATAATAAAATAAAATTACTCTCATACAATGTAATGGGGTTTAATATGCAGAAAAAGCATACTGCTTCTGATCCAAATCCGATCCTTAAATACATACTGAAGAAGAAACCGGATATTATTTGTATGCAGGAGTTTCAGTTTACTTCTGATAAGAAATTCCTCACAGAAACCGATATAAACAAAGCGTTAAGTGATTATCCCTATCATACGAAATGTAATGTGAGTGATAAAGGGACAGGTAACTGGCTGGCTTGTTATTCAAAATTTCCTATTCTTTCATCACGTATTATCCATTATAAAAGTACCTATAATGGCTCTGCTATATACGAGATTGAAGTACATGGTGAGACTGTCACACTTATCAACAACCATTTGGAGTCAAATAAACTGACCAAAGTAGACAAAGATGTGTATGTTGATATGATCAAGGAACCGGAGACTCAGAAGGTGAAGAATGGCGTACGCTATCTGACAAAGAAGTTTGCTGAAGCTTCAGCAATTAGGGCCTTGCAGGCCGATATTATTGCTAAAGAAATTGCTGCGTCCAAGCATTCCTCTATTATTGTTTGTGGCGATTTTAATGATACCCCAATCTCATACGCTCACCGTGTTATTGCTCAGGACTTGCACGATGCATTTACTCAGTCCGGCAGTGGATTGGGAATCTCTTATAATCAACATGGATTTTATTTCAGAATAGACAATATTCTGATAAGTAAAAATCTGACAGCATATAATTGCACCGTTGACAAGAGCATTAAGGAATCTGACCATTATCCTATCTGGTGCTATATTGCTAAGCAAAAGTGA
- a CDS encoding phosphoribosyltransferase: MSAKSFEEVIEKIHQIQIEEPFDMIVAIANGGIIPAALLNQKLNLEVHLLKLSLRDKYQQQMFDQPQLLEPIQFDFEGKRILLVEDRIKTGTTINYARKLLSEAAVVKTFAVNGNADYCLYNESCFKFPWII, from the coding sequence ATGAGTGCTAAGAGTTTTGAGGAAGTCATTGAAAAGATCCATCAGATTCAGATAGAGGAACCATTTGATATGATTGTAGCTATTGCCAATGGTGGAATTATTCCTGCGGCACTATTGAATCAGAAACTGAATCTGGAAGTACATCTTCTCAAGCTGAGCTTAAGGGATAAATATCAGCAGCAGATGTTTGACCAACCACAACTGCTTGAGCCAATTCAGTTTGATTTTGAAGGCAAGAGGATATTGTTGGTTGAAGACCGTATCAAGACTGGTACCACTATTAATTATGCCCGAAAGTTACTGTCAGAAGCTGCTGTAGTGAAAACCTTTGCAGTGAATGGCAATGCTGATTATTGTCTTTATAATGAGAGCTGTTTTAAATTTCCCTGGATTATATAA
- a CDS encoding 4Fe-4S dicluster domain-containing protein, which translates to MLRITRISAAFIMLFLITFYFVDFAGLLPHKIKLLTTIQFVPALLALNIGVLVVLLLLTLLFGRVYCSVICPLGIWQDVTERVAKLFNKRKKYKFLPAKNIIRYGLLGIVTIVFLFGFTLLLSLLEPYSIFGRVASNVFRPAYMYGNNLLAGALGHFNNYSLYVMEIAIRSIFSFVVASLSLLIVSFLGYKYGRLYCNTICPVGSLLGLISKFSLFKIKFDESKCNSCGACATKCKSSCINSKDHEVDYSRCVACFNCLPVCKKKALSYTYTFSSSKKESEPDNSRRAFLAVTGAGLITLPIAKAQSTMNVLNSKKAYKKQNPLSPPGSISAKHLQDHCTACHLCVSRCPSHILKPAFTEYGLSGIMQPMMSFEKGFCNFDCTVCSNTCPNGAILPLTKEEKHVTQMGRVVYTMKNCIVYTDNTDCGACSEHCPTQAVMMVPYKDGLTIPSVNPDICVGCGGCEYVCPAEPKAINVEGNVIQLKAKPFKEEKNKDVKIDSFGF; encoded by the coding sequence ATGTTACGAATTACGCGTATTTCGGCAGCTTTTATCATGCTCTTTCTTATCACCTTCTATTTTGTTGACTTTGCCGGATTACTGCCCCACAAAATAAAACTATTAACAACAATTCAATTTGTACCGGCTCTCCTTGCTTTAAATATAGGAGTATTAGTCGTGTTGTTACTTCTTACACTCCTTTTCGGACGTGTATACTGCTCTGTTATCTGCCCACTGGGAATCTGGCAGGATGTAACTGAGCGTGTGGCAAAGCTCTTCAATAAAAGAAAGAAATATAAGTTTCTGCCCGCTAAAAACATTATCAGGTATGGATTGCTTGGAATAGTAACAATCGTATTTCTCTTTGGTTTTACGTTATTGCTAAGTTTACTTGAGCCTTATAGTATCTTTGGCCGCGTTGCTTCCAATGTATTCCGACCGGCTTATATGTATGGAAATAACTTACTGGCTGGTGCTCTTGGTCACTTTAACAATTACAGTCTGTATGTAATGGAAATAGCAATCAGAAGCATATTCTCATTTGTAGTTGCTTCACTTAGTTTATTGATTGTCTCATTTCTTGGATACAAATACGGACGATTATATTGTAATACAATCTGTCCGGTTGGAAGTTTGTTAGGCCTTATTTCCAAATTCTCATTATTCAAAATAAAGTTCGACGAGAGCAAATGCAACAGCTGCGGAGCTTGTGCCACAAAGTGCAAGTCCTCTTGCATTAACAGCAAAGATCACGAGGTTGACTATAGCCGTTGTGTGGCATGTTTTAACTGCCTACCAGTCTGCAAGAAGAAAGCACTAAGCTACACATATACATTCTCATCCAGTAAAAAGGAAAGTGAGCCTGATAATAGCCGCAGGGCATTCCTTGCTGTAACGGGAGCCGGATTAATAACGCTGCCTATTGCCAAAGCACAAAGTACAATGAATGTATTGAACAGCAAGAAAGCATATAAAAAACAAAATCCGCTTTCTCCTCCGGGATCAATAAGTGCCAAACACCTGCAAGACCATTGTACGGCTTGTCATCTTTGCGTAAGTCGTTGCCCGTCTCATATACTGAAACCTGCTTTCACAGAATACGGATTAAGTGGAATAATGCAGCCGATGATGAGTTTTGAAAAAGGATTCTGCAACTTCGATTGTACAGTCTGTTCAAATACCTGCCCTAACGGAGCTATACTACCGCTGACTAAAGAGGAGAAACATGTAACTCAGATGGGGCGTGTGGTCTATACCATGAAGAACTGCATTGTTTATACTGATAATACTGATTGTGGAGCTTGTTCAGAACATTGCCCTACACAAGCTGTAATGATGGTACCTTATAAGGATGGACTGACTATACCAAGCGTAAATCCCGATATTTGTGTTGGCTGCGGAGGTTGTGAATATGTATGTCCGGCCGAACCAAAAGCCATCAATGTAGAAGGAAATGTGATTCAGCTAAAGGCTAAACCTTTTAAAGAAGAAAAGAATAAAGATGTTAAGATTGACAGCTTTGGCTTTTAA
- a CDS encoding M3 family metallopeptidase, producing the protein MILKKLVFILSVCSMTYSYASKPDQNPFLTEFKTQFNAPPFNLIKIGHYEPAFLEGIRQQNAEIKAIIANKAMPTFKNTIVAFDNSGSILRRVGGVFFNLTEAETNDSLTALSIKMAPVLSEHSDNVYLNKALFKRISTIHDQKKSLNLTREQERLLDLIYKKFVRSGAGLNDQKQARLRQINKELSTLEIDFSNHVLNETNAYKLVISDKKDLSGLPEWFIQSAANDAKAQGKDGKWIFTLQSSSRLPFLQYADNRNLREQIYNAYINRANKGDKNDNKAIISKVITLRLEKAKLLGFDTYANFVLDENMAKNSATVMSFLNKLWGYSIANAKKEAAELQKIMDSEGKGEKLAGWDWWYYSEKLRQEKYNLNEEDLKPYFKLENVREGVFAVAKKLYGVTLTELKDFPVYHPDVKAFDVKDSNGAHLGVFYVDYFPRPGKRGGAWMNNYKDQRGDIRPVICNVASFTKPSGDVPSLLTLDEVETLFHEFGHALHGLLSKCNYYGVSGTNVTRDFVELPSQIMEHWATEPEVLKMYAKHYKTGEVIPDSLIQKLKKQSLFNQGFMTTELLAAAILDMELHNLKDAKDLNIIDFEKKAMDKIGLISEIAPRYRCTYFNHIIGGYAAGYYSYLWANVLDSDAFEAFKEHGIFDKTTADAFRTNVLEKGGSEDPMELYKKFRGAEPKLEPMLKNRGLQ; encoded by the coding sequence ATGATTTTAAAGAAATTAGTATTTATTTTATCTGTTTGCAGTATGACCTACTCATATGCCAGTAAGCCTGATCAGAATCCTTTTCTGACAGAATTTAAGACACAATTTAATGCTCCCCCTTTTAATCTGATTAAGATAGGGCATTACGAACCAGCTTTTTTAGAAGGTATCCGTCAGCAAAATGCCGAGATTAAGGCTATAATAGCGAATAAAGCAATGCCAACCTTTAAGAATACGATTGTTGCTTTTGATAACAGCGGTTCAATTCTTCGTAGAGTAGGAGGAGTGTTTTTCAACTTAACTGAAGCTGAAACAAATGATTCTCTGACTGCGCTTTCTATTAAAATGGCTCCTGTGTTGTCAGAACACAGCGATAACGTGTATCTGAATAAAGCCCTTTTTAAAAGAATTAGTACAATCCATGATCAGAAGAAGTCTTTAAACTTAACCCGTGAACAAGAGCGTTTACTTGATCTTATATATAAAAAATTTGTCCGTTCCGGTGCTGGACTGAACGATCAGAAGCAGGCTCGTTTGCGCCAGATTAATAAAGAACTGTCTACTCTGGAAATAGATTTTAGCAATCATGTATTGAATGAAACAAACGCTTATAAACTGGTAATTAGTGATAAGAAAGACTTGTCCGGATTACCTGAATGGTTTATTCAAAGTGCTGCTAATGATGCCAAAGCACAAGGAAAAGATGGGAAATGGATTTTTACATTACAGAGCTCCAGTCGTCTTCCTTTCCTGCAATATGCCGATAACAGAAACCTGCGTGAACAGATTTACAACGCTTATATTAACAGAGCAAACAAAGGCGATAAAAATGATAATAAGGCAATTATCTCTAAGGTGATTACTCTTCGTCTTGAGAAAGCTAAGTTGCTGGGCTTTGATACTTATGCAAACTTTGTGCTGGACGAAAATATGGCTAAAAACTCTGCAACAGTAATGTCTTTTCTTAATAAATTGTGGGGTTACTCAATAGCAAATGCTAAGAAAGAGGCAGCAGAGTTACAGAAAATTATGGATTCGGAGGGTAAAGGAGAAAAACTTGCCGGATGGGACTGGTGGTATTACTCAGAAAAGCTTCGTCAGGAAAAATATAATCTTAACGAAGAAGATCTGAAACCTTACTTTAAACTTGAAAATGTTCGCGAAGGAGTTTTTGCGGTGGCAAAGAAACTCTACGGTGTTACGTTGACAGAGCTGAAAGATTTTCCTGTTTATCATCCGGATGTAAAAGCATTTGATGTAAAAGATAGTAATGGAGCTCATCTGGGAGTGTTTTATGTGGACTATTTCCCACGTCCTGGAAAACGTGGAGGTGCCTGGATGAATAATTACAAAGATCAGCGCGGAGATATCCGTCCGGTAATCTGTAATGTTGCCAGTTTTACTAAACCTTCGGGTGATGTACCTTCATTGCTGACTTTGGATGAAGTAGAAACGCTGTTCCATGAATTTGGGCATGCACTTCACGGACTTTTAAGCAAGTGTAATTATTATGGGGTTTCAGGAACAAATGTTACCCGTGACTTTGTGGAATTACCTTCTCAGATTATGGAACATTGGGCTACTGAACCTGAGGTGCTTAAAATGTATGCAAAACATTATAAAACCGGAGAAGTAATACCTGATTCCTTGATTCAGAAGTTGAAGAAGCAATCACTCTTCAATCAGGGATTTATGACAACAGAACTTCTTGCTGCTGCTATTCTGGATATGGAATTACATAACCTGAAAGATGCAAAAGATTTGAATATAATTGATTTTGAGAAGAAGGCAATGGACAAGATTGGACTGATTTCTGAAATTGCACCACGATACAGATGCACTTATTTTAATCATATCATTGGCGGATATGCTGCCGGATATTACAGCTATCTTTGGGCAAATGTATTAGATTCTGATGCATTTGAAGCATTTAAGGAACATGGCATATTTGACAAGACAACAGCTGATGCTTTCCGGACCAATGTACTTGAAAAAGGAGGTAGCGAAGATCCCATGGAACTATACAAAAAATTCCGTGGTGCAGAACCCAAACTTGAGCCGATGTTGAAAAATCGCGGTCTTCAATAA